One stretch of Microbacterium terrae DNA includes these proteins:
- a CDS encoding UrvD/REP family ATP-dependent DNA helicase: MVSSAGSEAASALDADQRAVVDLPHDARGIVVGAPGAGKTTTLVARAAALVAQGVDPDSVLVLTPSRQTATDLRDRLSLAFGKATAGAPARSLASFAFQVVRAWTVTAGAEPPLLLTGGDEDQILQDMLDGDAEDAAAGVDRWPAWLGAEIRATRGFRTEVRTFLAECTTLGIEPSALRALGERHALPVWESLASFAAEYRQVRAGMRAAHRDAAGLVREAVGIVRAAGPGSAVIERISAVLVDDAQELTLGGVELIEALLARGIPVLAFGDPDVGSGAFRGVSAANFARLAGALGDRRILRSAHRGGASQVDLTARITQRIGAGGVVEHRRIPGEADDDGSVRALVTRSSAEEYDVIARLLRETHIHDGVPWGRCAVIAHDSRQVAALVAELAAREVPTRSSGPGHVLGTLAPVRDLLRLLEFAARDDELDYDDVVDALLSTSGRLDPIELRRLRSTLRHVELSAGGERSGKELLVSAMRTPLEFDLVDMREARRAATLARTVAELREQLARGATAHELLWTAWERSGLERAWAELARGTGPRAQQAGRDLDAVVSLFQAAKRFVERSLDADPRVFVRSILDSDVAEDRLDAPLRGETVSVLTPAGSLGLEFDTVVVAGVQDGVWPNTRLRGGLLETWRLADAATRPDGESAGVLDRRRTAMHDELRLLARAVTRASRRVVVTAVDDDDTGPSPFFELLPEAERATVAHPLSLRGLVAQHRRSLTDPAVPAPRRAHAAGQLAVLADAAVAGAAPADWFGVAGPSSTGPLRDLAREDVRVSPSRLHSLEECELNWVIGDLGGDPGGTTAGLGTIVHAALEHAKSSDEASLWAEVESRWDELTFEADWRGRAELVRARDLVRRLHLYLRRFEDSGGRLIGAEPHFEVAIPLEGAEAFEHGVLLSGYIDRVELTPEGAVVIIDLKTGKREPQTDAKVADNPQLAAYQLAFESGAIPTAEGHTAGGAKLLVLRPTAAKSDYVTPWQPPFDDERREAFLARVRSAVSVMRGTAFLAPYEEHCRDEFSYGLCRIHTIGSVSAS, from the coding sequence ATGGTGTCGAGCGCAGGATCCGAGGCGGCGTCCGCACTGGACGCGGACCAGCGAGCGGTCGTCGACCTGCCGCACGACGCCCGCGGCATCGTGGTCGGCGCACCCGGCGCAGGCAAGACGACGACGCTCGTGGCGCGGGCCGCCGCGCTCGTCGCACAGGGCGTCGATCCCGACTCCGTGCTGGTGCTCACGCCGTCGAGGCAGACCGCGACCGATCTGCGCGACCGGCTCTCGCTGGCATTCGGGAAGGCGACCGCAGGTGCCCCCGCGCGTTCCCTCGCATCGTTCGCCTTCCAGGTCGTGCGGGCCTGGACGGTGACCGCGGGGGCGGAGCCGCCCCTGCTGCTCACCGGTGGCGATGAGGACCAGATCCTGCAGGACATGCTCGACGGCGACGCCGAGGATGCGGCCGCCGGCGTCGACCGCTGGCCGGCCTGGCTCGGCGCCGAGATCCGGGCGACGCGGGGGTTCCGCACCGAGGTGCGCACCTTCCTCGCGGAGTGCACCACGCTCGGCATCGAGCCGTCGGCGCTGCGGGCGCTGGGGGAGCGTCACGCGCTGCCGGTGTGGGAGTCGCTGGCGTCGTTCGCCGCCGAGTACCGCCAGGTGCGTGCGGGCATGCGGGCCGCGCACCGCGACGCGGCGGGCCTCGTGCGCGAGGCCGTCGGCATCGTCCGTGCCGCCGGTCCCGGCTCCGCGGTCATCGAGCGCATCTCCGCGGTGCTCGTCGACGACGCGCAGGAGCTCACACTCGGCGGCGTCGAGCTGATCGAAGCGCTCCTGGCGCGCGGCATCCCGGTGCTCGCCTTCGGCGACCCCGACGTCGGGTCGGGGGCGTTCCGCGGCGTGAGCGCCGCGAACTTCGCGCGGCTCGCCGGTGCGCTCGGCGATCGGCGCATCCTGCGGTCGGCGCACCGCGGCGGTGCCTCGCAGGTCGATCTCACGGCGCGCATCACGCAGCGCATCGGCGCCGGCGGCGTGGTCGAGCATCGCCGTATTCCGGGCGAGGCCGATGACGACGGCTCGGTGCGTGCTCTCGTGACGCGCTCGTCGGCGGAGGAGTACGACGTCATCGCGCGACTTCTGCGCGAGACGCACATCCACGACGGCGTGCCCTGGGGCCGCTGCGCCGTGATCGCCCACGACAGCCGCCAGGTCGCGGCGCTGGTCGCAGAGCTGGCGGCCCGCGAGGTGCCGACCCGCTCCAGCGGCCCCGGGCACGTGCTCGGCACGCTCGCGCCGGTGCGCGATCTGCTCCGCCTGCTCGAGTTCGCCGCACGCGACGACGAGCTGGACTACGACGACGTGGTCGACGCGCTGCTGAGCACGTCGGGGCGGCTGGATCCCATCGAGCTGCGGCGACTGCGGTCGACGCTGCGGCACGTCGAGCTGAGCGCGGGAGGCGAGCGGTCGGGCAAGGAACTCCTCGTCTCGGCGATGCGGACCCCGCTCGAGTTCGACCTGGTCGACATGCGCGAGGCCCGGCGCGCTGCGACCCTCGCCCGCACCGTGGCCGAGCTTCGAGAGCAGCTCGCACGGGGCGCGACGGCGCACGAGCTGCTCTGGACGGCGTGGGAGCGCAGCGGTCTCGAGCGGGCGTGGGCCGAGCTCGCCCGTGGCACGGGCCCGCGTGCGCAGCAGGCGGGGCGCGACCTCGATGCCGTCGTGTCGCTGTTCCAGGCCGCCAAGCGGTTCGTCGAACGCTCGCTCGACGCCGATCCGCGCGTGTTCGTGCGCAGCATCCTCGACAGCGACGTCGCCGAAGACCGCCTGGATGCGCCACTGCGCGGCGAGACCGTGTCGGTGCTCACGCCCGCCGGGTCGCTCGGCCTCGAGTTCGACACCGTCGTCGTCGCCGGCGTGCAGGACGGGGTGTGGCCGAACACACGGCTGCGGGGCGGACTCCTCGAGACGTGGCGTCTCGCCGACGCCGCGACGCGTCCCGACGGCGAGTCGGCCGGTGTGCTCGACCGCCGCCGCACGGCGATGCACGACGAGCTGCGGCTGCTCGCACGCGCCGTGACCCGCGCCTCGCGGCGCGTCGTGGTGACCGCGGTCGATGACGACGACACCGGCCCGAGCCCTTTCTTCGAGCTGCTCCCCGAGGCCGAGCGCGCGACGGTGGCCCACCCGCTGTCTCTGCGCGGGCTCGTCGCGCAGCACCGACGCTCCCTCACCGACCCCGCGGTCCCCGCGCCGCGGCGCGCACACGCGGCCGGCCAGCTCGCCGTGCTCGCCGACGCTGCCGTCGCCGGAGCGGCGCCGGCGGACTGGTTCGGGGTGGCCGGGCCCAGCTCGACAGGGCCGCTGCGCGACCTCGCCCGCGAAGACGTGCGGGTCTCGCCGTCGCGCCTGCACAGCCTCGAAGAGTGCGAGCTCAACTGGGTGATCGGCGACCTCGGCGGTGACCCCGGCGGCACCACGGCGGGTCTCGGCACGATCGTCCATGCCGCGCTCGAGCACGCGAAGAGCAGCGACGAGGCGAGCCTGTGGGCCGAGGTGGAGTCGCGCTGGGACGAGCTGACGTTCGAGGCCGACTGGCGCGGTCGGGCCGAGCTCGTCCGTGCCCGCGACCTCGTGCGGCGACTGCACCTGTACCTGCGGCGCTTCGAGGACTCGGGCGGGCGCCTCATCGGCGCCGAGCCGCACTTCGAGGTCGCGATCCCGCTCGAGGGCGCCGAGGCGTTCGAGCACGGCGTGCTGCTGTCGGGCTACATCGACCGCGTCGAGCTGACGCCGGAGGGCGCGGTGGTGATCATCGACCTCAAGACCGGCAAGCGCGAGCCGCAGACCGACGCGAAGGTTGCCGACAATCCGCAGCTGGCCGCCTACCAGCTGGCCTTCGAGTCCGGGGCGATCCCGACCGCGGAGGGCCACACGGCGGGCGGCGCGAAGCTGCTGGTGCTGCGGCCGACCGCAGCGAAGTCCGACTACGTCACCCCGTGGCAGCCCCCGTTCGACGACGAGCGGCGGGAGGCGTTCCTCGCCCGGGTGCGCTCGGCGGTCTCGGTCATGCGCGGCACCGCGTTCCTCGCGCCGTACGAAGAGCACTGCCGCGACGAGTTCTCGTACGGGCTGTGCCGCATCCACACGATCGGGTCGGTGAGCGCATCGTGA